DNA sequence from the Stigmatella aurantiaca genome:
GCAGTGCCGCGAGTGCAGCCAGGACTCCGACTGCGAGCGCGGCAAGACGTGCTCGGACAACCAGTGCATCACCTGTGCCTCCAACGACAGCTGCGCGGGCAGTTCCTGCAACTGCTGCCCCAGCGGCACCCAGTGCGCCGCCCCCACCCCGGGCACCCTGCCGTCCTGCGTCGAGTGCACCAACGACTCCCAGTGCGCTGACGGCAAGACGTGTGACATCGCCAACGGCCGCTGCGTGGACGCCATCCCCGAGTGCAACACCTCCGACCGCTGCGGCGCCGAGTGTGTGAAGTGCCCCACCGACCGGCCCCTCTGCCTCGATGGCCAGGTCTGCGTGCAGTGCCGCAATGACCTCGAGTGCGGCACCGGCCAGTTCTGCATCAGCGGCGAGTGCGCCTCCTGCATCACCGACCGGCACTGCGGCGCCCGCTGCAGCGCCTGCCCCGGAGAGGCCCCCTTCTGCCTCTCCGACGGCACCTCCGCTGGCAGCTCCTGCGTCGCCTGCCGGAGCGATGCCGATTGCGGCAGTGGCCAGTGTGACACCACCACCCACACCTGCGCGCCCACCAACGGCTGCGAGGTGAGCTGCGCCGAGGGCACCGTCTGCAACGGCTCCGCCTGCGTGCAGTGCTTCGCCGACGCGCACTGCCCCTGCGGCGGCTCGTGCGATGTGGCCCAGGGCACCTGCAACAGCTCCTGCGAGGAGAGCGGCGACTGCCTCGGCGTCCAGCACTGCTCCGTGGCCACCCAGGTGTGTGAGCGCGGCCGGCGCATGCCCGGCACCGAGCCCCAGGGCGGCTCCTTCTGCTGTCAGACGGCCACGGCCGATCTTCCGTCCACCGGCGGCGGCGCCTTCGTGGCCATGCTCCTGGTGGGCCTCCTGTTCCTCTTCTCCCAACGCCGCGTATGACTCGCTCGCTTCCGACGGTTCTTGCCCTGGCGCTGGGCCTCGCCGCGGCCTCCGCCTCCGCCCAGGACGCCCGCTTCGACGCCCAGCTCTTCCGGCCGTCCGGCGCCCCGCAGGACATCGTGGCCGTGGGCCAGTCCCGGCCCCTGTCCCACCTGTCCGCCTCGGGAGGCCTCTACCTGAGCTTCTCGATCAACCCGCTCGTGCTGGTGACCCGCGGCGGCGACTCCAAGAAGGCCCTGAGCCTCGTGGGCAACCGCTTCCAGCTCGATGCCATGGCCAACGTCGGCCTGCTCGACTGGGCCGAGGTGGGCGTGGACATGCCGCTCATCCTCTTCCAGGGCGGTGACAACCTGGAGGCCATCGGCACCGAGGGCGTCGTCGAGGGCTATGTGCTGGGAGACCTCCGGCTCACCAGCAAGATCGCCCTGCCGGGCCTGCGGCGCCGCGCCGAGGACTCGGGCTGGGGCGCCTCCCTCACCTTCAACCTCGGGCTGCCCACCGGCAACCAGGAGGCCTTCGCCAGCGATGGGGCCGTCACCTACACCCCTGGCCTCATCGTGGACTACCGCTTCGGCATGGGCCTGCTCCTGACGGCCAACGCCGGCTTCTGGGCCCGGCCCGACCGCATCTTCAACGGCGTGAAGATTGGCGACATGGCCCCCTTCGGCCTCGGCGCCGAGATGCCGATCTTGCGCACCGCGGGCGTCACCGCCGTGGGCGCGCTCCACGGCGCCGTGGCGCTGACCAAGCTGCCCGGCCAGGCCCGGCAGATTCCCGCGGAGATGCTCCTGGGCCTGCGCTGGTACAGCGGCCTGGGCATCACCGTCACCGTGGGCGGCGGCCTGGGGTGTGGGTGCTCGATCCAGTCCCCGCAGCTCAGCTTCTTCACGTCCGTCATCTGGGTGCCCGCCGTCATGTCCGAGTACGCGGCCATCGAGCGCTTCAAGGAGCCGCCCCGCGACAGCGACGGCGACGGCATCCAAGACGACACCGACTCCTGTCCGGACGAGGCTGGCCCCGAGTCCCGCAAGGGCTGCCCCCTGCGCGACTCCGATGGCGACGGGGTGACCGATGACATCGACGCCTGTCCCACCGAGGTGGGCACCGCCGCCCGCTCGGGCTGCCCCATCCGGGACAGTGACGGCGACGGCGTCGCGAACGAGGACGACCGGTGCCCGGACGTTCCCGCCGGTCCTGGCGGGAAGAACGGCTGCCCGCTGGCCCGCCTCCAGGGCAACAAGATCCTCATCCTGGAGCCCATCAACTTCGCCACGGACCAGGACATCCTCCTGTCCGAGTCCGAGCCCATCCTGGAGGAGGTCTCCCAGATGCTGAAGAAGCACCCGGAGATCAAACGCCTCCTCGTCGAGGGCCACACCGACTCGCGCGCCAGCGACGAGTACAACCTGGAGCTGTCCAGGCGCCGGGCGGCCAGCATCCGCGTCTACCTCGAGGAGAGCGGCGTGGAGCCCGAGCGGCTGTGCTCCCAGGGCTTTGGCCGCAGCCGCCCCGTGGCGGAGAACAAGAACGAGGAGGGCATGGCCCTCAACCGGCGCGTGGAGTTCACCGTCCTGCCGCCTCCCGCGGACGGCGAGCCCCGCTGCCCGGAGGAGCCCGCGGACAAGGCGCCTAAGAAGAAGGGCGCCAAGTCCGTCCCGGCTCCGGCGAAGACCGCCCCGAAGCCGTAAGCAGGGGCGCCCCCGCAGGCCGGGCGGCGCCTTCCTCCCCCGGGAGGAAGGGCCGCCGGACGCGGGATCCAGGTTTATTAAATGAGGAGCTTCCGGCGCGGCCTACCGGCTCAGGGAACAATCACCTCGGCGGCCCCCACCCTGCGGCCCGCCGAGAGCGTCACCAGGGCCCGCCCTGGGCCCACCGCCGTCACGTACCCCGCCGGGGAGACCTGGATGACCGCGGCGTCCGAGGAGAACCAGTGGATGGGCACCCCCTCTACGGTCCGCCCCCGGCTGTCGAGCGCCCGGGCCCGGAACTGAAGCGCCTGTCCGCGCCTGGTGAAGACGTGCCGGGCCGGCTCCACCGCCAGCCGGGTGAAGGCAGGCACGACGAGCACGTTCAGATCCTGGCTCAGGTGGCCCACCGTGGCGGTCACCTTCACCGTCCCGGGCCCCACCCCGATGATCCGCCCGTCCTCGATGCGGGCGATGGTCTCGTCCTGGCTGCGCCACTCGGGGGACGCATCGCGGATGCGCTTGCCCAGCTCATCCATGACGGTGGCGAAGAGCCGCTCCGAGCGGCCAATCTCGATGAACTCCTGCTCCCCGGCACGCAGTGCCAGCCGCCCGGGGATGGTCACCACGAAGCGCTTGGAGGCGCGGGCATTGCCTCCGGACACCTCGATGGTGGCCTGGCCCGTCTTCCGGGCCACCACCACCCCCTTCTCCACGGTGGCGACGTCCGGCGAGGAGCTGGACCAGTGCAGCCGGGGCTCCGCCAGGCGGCGCCCCTGCGCGTCCTTTGCTTCGTACTCCAGCCGGACGGACTGCCCGGGCTCTCGCAGCTGGTGCTCCTCGGGGCCCAGAATCGTCAGGGTCTCGGGAGACGGCGCACACGCTCCCAGCAGCAGCCCCGCGGCCACGAACCACACCACACGCCTGGAGAGCCACGGAAAGACGCTCGACATGAATACAACCCGCCAGGCCTCGCGCTTACTTGCGGCCTGCTTTCTTGGAGGGTGCCGGAGCCGGTTTGGAGGCCGCCAGCTTCAGCTCATCACGCTCTCGCGTCAACTCCTCAAGCTCGTCCTCCAATGCCCGGACTTTTGTTTTCAAAGTAGCCCCCTGCCGAAGTTCCTTCGAGGGATCCCACGCGCTCAGGGCCACTCGTCATGGGGCGGGCGCTACTTCCGGGCCGTGGCGCTGCCCTTCTTCACCGGAGCCGGCTGGGCAGGGGACGGCGAGGCGGCGGGAGCCGGGAGCCGGCCCACGACAGCCTTCAGCTGGTCACGCTCCTGCGTGGCCTTCTTGAGGGTGCCCTCCAGCTCGCCCGCCCGCGTCTTGAGCACCGCATTCTCCTGGCGGAGCGTCTCCACCTCCCCGCGCGCCTGCGCCAGCTCCTTCGAGGGGCCGCACGCGGCCAGGGAACCCACCGAGAGCATCATCACCGTCATCCACGCCTTCATCTGCCGCCATCCTCTGGGCAGGTGCTCTCCAGGGCTTCCTCCCTGCGACAGACCTGCCGGGGGAACCTTTAGCAATGCACGTGCCTCCCCTTGTCCCAGGGGAAGCCTCCCGCGGCGCGGGGCGGCGGCGTTGCAGGAAGCCACGCTCCCCCAGGCGCGTTGCCATGCCCAGGCGTTGTCACACACCCGGGGCCCACTGGAGCCGGGGGCCCTCGGCCGAGCGAGCTCCCTCCACCAGAGAGACCGGAGGGACATAGAGCCCCCGCCGTTCCCGCTTCCACCAGGTGCCCGTGCTCCGCTGGGTGGCCAGGTCCGTCATCCGGTAGTCGTACAGCACCGCCCGCACGGCGCGCGGCGGACGCTGGGGGAACGGGTTGGCCGCGAAGAGGGCCAGCACGTCCGGTGAGCCCTCCAGCAGGCGGACCAGCAGGGACAGGAACCACGTGGACGGGCGCCCCAGGGCCGCGAACCACATCTGCCAGTCCAGGCGCGGCTGGTGGGGGGCCACCTGCCGCGGCGCCTTCTCCAGGTGGGAGACCTTGTAGCGAAAGGGGTACTCCTTCCACGTCTCGCCGTCCTCGGAGCCCTCGATGACGATCTCCGGCCGCTCACGCGTCATCACGCTGAAGAGGCCGTAGGAGTTCACCGAGCGGAAGGGCCGCGCCCATCCCTGGAAGCGCTCCAGGTGCTCCAGGCGCTCCAGGACGCGTGCCGAAGGGGCCCACCGGCCCAGCAGCTCACTTGCCCCCAGGGCCAGGACCGGCAGCGCCAGCGCCCCTGTCACCCATGAGCCGGCAGGAGAGGCCGGTGGCGCGGGCCGCCGCGGAAGGCCCGGCAAGAGGCCCGAGAGGGCCGCGTCATCCAGGAGCCACACGCCCAGCACGAACGACTGGAGGTTGAAGAAGCCATAGTTGCCCGTGGCCGCGATGCCGCCTTGCAGGAGGCTGAAGAGGCCGAAGGCGAGCTGCCTCAAGCGCCGGGGGGCGAAGATGAGCAGCGGCAGCGCGGTCTCCGAGGCCAGCACCGCCGCCGTGGAGAGCTTCTGCGCACGCGCGGGCAGGTGGTGCGCATACCACCCGCCCCGCGTGGGCAGGGGCGACGTCTCGTAGTGGTACTGGCAGGCGGTCAGGTCGCGCCAGCTGGTGTCCCCGGACTGGAGCTTGCTGAGTCCTGAGCCCAGGTAGAGCCGGAAGAGGAGAACCCGGAAGAGCGCCACCTCGGCCGCCGGCACATCCCAGCGTCCCCACCCGGGCCTCAGGCCCGCGGGCGCCGTCAGTATGCCCAGCAGGCCCATCTCCAGCAGCAGGGCATCCCACTGGAAGGAGAGGAAGTCCCGCCCGGCCGACACATAGGAGAGGTACAGCCCCCAGAGCAGGGCCGCGGAGGGCTGCGGCGCCACGTTGAGCATCAGCGCCACCGACAGGGCCTGGCCCACGCGGCAACCGCGCACCAGTGCCCGGTCGGACGCGCCCAGCCAGAACACGGACGGCACCTGGAGGAAGCGCCGGTTGCCCAGGCGCTGGAGGTGCTCCGAGCCAAACGTCTCGTGCAGCGGGCGGATGCCCTGCGTGCCGTACAGGCCCAGCACCTGCCGTCCCAGGGAGGTGAAGGCGATGAGGAAGGTTCCCCCCAGCAGCCGCAGGAACACCCACCGGACGCCCCGGTGCGAGGCGGGGCCCACATAGCGCCGCCCCACCAGGAGGTGGTCCACCTTCGCCGCCAGGACACGGTGCTTCGCGACGGCGCGGTACACGCCCTCGGCCACCCCTCGCACCCCGGGGAGCAGCCCCAGCCTCGCCAGCCACCGCGTTCCCGGACGGGCCGACCGAAGGAGCATGCGAAAGACGGCCTGGGCCCCGTGAGACACCCGCCCCGAGGGCTCGATGAGCTGCATCGCGCGCCGGGCATCGGCCCGCCGGATGCCCAGGAGCCAGAGCCGCAGCGGCTTCATGGGAAGGAAGCGCACCCGCCCTTGGGTCTGTGCGCTCCAGCGCGCGATCCACCGCTTACAGAAGCCGCACGTCCCGTCGTAGAGCACGAGCGGACGCGCCGCTGTCAGAGCCGAGAGCATGTCTTCCTCCCCTGTCCTCGGAGGAAGATGGAAGCGCGGCGTCCGGATGGCTGCCGTGAGCGCTCGCCTGCTGGGCTGAAGGGCAAGCGGCCTGGCAGGAGAGGTCTCTTCGCCACCTTCCGATGCATAGCTTGGGGGCCATGAGTGAGCCCAAGGCCAAAGCGCGCAGTCTGCAAGAGGTCGTCCCCGGCGTGTACCACTGGTACGTCCAGGACGACCGCATCGGCGCGCGCAGTGATGCCTACGCCGTGGTGGACCGCGATGGGGCCGTCGTCCTCATCGACCCACTGCCCATCGACGAGAGCCTGCTGCTCCCGCTCGGCAGCATCACCGCCATCGTGCTCACCGCGGGCAACCACCAACGCTCCGCCTGGCGGTTCCGCAAGCGCTTCAATGTCCCGGTGTGGGTGCCCCGGGACGCGCATGGGCTCGAAGAGGAACCCGACACCGTCTATGGCAACGGCGACACGCTCCCCGGCGGGCTGAACGCCTTCCACACGCCGGGCCCCGCGCACGTGATGTACACCCTGTGGATGCAGCAGAGTCCCCGGGGGGTCGTCTTCCTCTCGGACCTGCTCATTCACCCGGAGGAGGGCTCGCCGGAGTTCGTCCCGAGCGAGCACCAGGACGAGCCCGTCCGGACCCGGATGAGCGTCCAGCGGGTGATTGACCACCTGCCCGTGGACACCCTCTGCTTCGCCCACGGCGAGCCCATTGTCCGGGACGGCGAGCAGGTCCTGCGCAAGGCCCTGGAGCAGGACTCGGAAGGCGCCTCGGCCCCCGCGCCGTGAGCCTCAGGCGCCCCCATCCCCCGCGGGCAGGGGCCCCTCGTGCACGAGGATGTCCCCTCCGTCCAGTCCGGGGGGGATGAGGTACAGCGTCTCGCCCGCCTCCGCGCGCCGCAAGAGCGAGCCCAGGGCGGGTGAGTCCGTCGCGGACACCCGGCGGGTGGGCTGAAACAGGAGCCGCCGCTCCATCGCCGCCACCTCGCGCGCCTCGTCCGTCAGGTCCATCTCGTAAAGGAAGCTGCGCTCCACATAGTCGTGCACGCCCGGCACATGGCCCACCAGCCGCATCGGCCCCAGGCGCGTGTGGACCCGGAGGCTCAGGTTGTTCCACTGGGCAATGCCCCGCATCCGCCGCGCGCCCAGCATCTTCAGCGTCAGCGCCTTCACCCACGCCCCGGCCTGAACCCCCGGCAGGAAGCTCAGCAGTGACACCCCGATGAAGTGCCCCCGGTGCACCGTGGGCGCCGCGTAGTAGGCCGCCGCGATGACCCGCTCCTCGTCCGGCAGGCTCAGCCGCTGGCGCGAGGGCTCACTGAGCATCCGCGCCGGGCAGCGCAGCAGGCCGATGGCCCCGGGCTGGAGGTACAAGTCCGACAACACCCAGTTGGGCAGCCCCAGCTTGCCGAACGCGAGCTGGTTCAGCTCCAGGTACTGCCGCGACAGCGAGTTGTGCTCCTCCGCGGGCAGGAACTCCACGGGCACTCCCGCCGGGCACAGGTTCAGCTCCGTCGCGTTCTGCGCAGCGCCCAACGCCGCGAGCGAGAGCGCCGGATGGTGCGCGAAGAACCGCTTGGCCAGTGCGTGCATGTCCATTCACCTTCGGCCGGGCCTCATCCGGCAGCCCGAATGGCGTGCTGCGTAACACAGCTGGCGCCATGACGAGGCACGCCATGAGCTCCGGGATGGCACCGTTGCGAAACAACCGGGGTACAACGGCCGAGAACCCTCCTCGCGGGCGGTCGCTCCTGACGCGCCCCGGCAAGGAACCCTCTCTATGCACCGATTGAAGCAGTGGGCGCTGCTCGCCCTGGCCGCGGTCTGTCTCCAGGCTGCCCCGGCCTGGGGCCAGCCCGCGGCGGCGCACGTGTACCACAACCACATGCCCAACTTCTGGCCGTACTACGACGTC
Encoded proteins:
- a CDS encoding MBL fold metallo-hydrolase — protein: MHSLGAMSEPKAKARSLQEVVPGVYHWYVQDDRIGARSDAYAVVDRDGAVVLIDPLPIDESLLLPLGSITAIVLTAGNHQRSAWRFRKRFNVPVWVPRDAHGLEEEPDTVYGNGDTLPGGLNAFHTPGPAHVMYTLWMQQSPRGVVFLSDLLIHPEEGSPEFVPSEHQDEPVRTRMSVQRVIDHLPVDTLCFAHGEPIVRDGEQVLRKALEQDSEGASAPAP
- a CDS encoding OmpA family protein: MTRSLPTVLALALGLAAASASAQDARFDAQLFRPSGAPQDIVAVGQSRPLSHLSASGGLYLSFSINPLVLVTRGGDSKKALSLVGNRFQLDAMANVGLLDWAEVGVDMPLILFQGGDNLEAIGTEGVVEGYVLGDLRLTSKIALPGLRRRAEDSGWGASLTFNLGLPTGNQEAFASDGAVTYTPGLIVDYRFGMGLLLTANAGFWARPDRIFNGVKIGDMAPFGLGAEMPILRTAGVTAVGALHGAVALTKLPGQARQIPAEMLLGLRWYSGLGITVTVGGGLGCGCSIQSPQLSFFTSVIWVPAVMSEYAAIERFKEPPRDSDGDGIQDDTDSCPDEAGPESRKGCPLRDSDGDGVTDDIDACPTEVGTAARSGCPIRDSDGDGVANEDDRCPDVPAGPGGKNGCPLARLQGNKILILEPINFATDQDILLSESEPILEEVSQMLKKHPEIKRLLVEGHTDSRASDEYNLELSRRRAASIRVYLEESGVEPERLCSQGFGRSRPVAENKNEEGMALNRRVEFTVLPPPADGEPRCPEEPADKAPKKKGAKSVPAPAKTAPKP
- a CDS encoding lipase maturation factor family protein, which codes for MLSALTAARPLVLYDGTCGFCKRWIARWSAQTQGRVRFLPMKPLRLWLLGIRRADARRAMQLIEPSGRVSHGAQAVFRMLLRSARPGTRWLARLGLLPGVRGVAEGVYRAVAKHRVLAAKVDHLLVGRRYVGPASHRGVRWVFLRLLGGTFLIAFTSLGRQVLGLYGTQGIRPLHETFGSEHLQRLGNRRFLQVPSVFWLGASDRALVRGCRVGQALSVALMLNVAPQPSAALLWGLYLSYVSAGRDFLSFQWDALLLEMGLLGILTAPAGLRPGWGRWDVPAAEVALFRVLLFRLYLGSGLSKLQSGDTSWRDLTACQYHYETSPLPTRGGWYAHHLPARAQKLSTAAVLASETALPLLIFAPRRLRQLAFGLFSLLQGGIAATGNYGFFNLQSFVLGVWLLDDAALSGLLPGLPRRPAPPASPAGSWVTGALALPVLALGASELLGRWAPSARVLERLEHLERFQGWARPFRSVNSYGLFSVMTRERPEIVIEGSEDGETWKEYPFRYKVSHLEKAPRQVAPHQPRLDWQMWFAALGRPSTWFLSLLVRLLEGSPDVLALFAANPFPQRPPRAVRAVLYDYRMTDLATQRSTGTWWKRERRGLYVPPVSLVEGARSAEGPRLQWAPGV
- a CDS encoding Ig-like domain-containing protein, with product MSSVFPWLSRRVVWFVAAGLLLGACAPSPETLTILGPEEHQLREPGQSVRLEYEAKDAQGRRLAEPRLHWSSSSPDVATVEKGVVVARKTGQATIEVSGGNARASKRFVVTIPGRLALRAGEQEFIEIGRSERLFATVMDELGKRIRDASPEWRSQDETIARIEDGRIIGVGPGTVKVTATVGHLSQDLNVLVVPAFTRLAVEPARHVFTRRGQALQFRARALDSRGRTVEGVPIHWFSSDAAVIQVSPAGYVTAVGPGRALVTLSAGRRVGAAEVIVP